A DNA window from Bradyrhizobium sp. CCBAU 53421 contains the following coding sequences:
- a CDS encoding efflux RND transporter permease subunit has translation MIERIIGLAIQRRWVVVTLAAVLMFLGGLALAKLPIDAVPDITNKQVQINTVAPALSPAEIEKQITFPIETALAGAPGLESTRSLSRNGFSQITAVFSEATDIYFARQQVGERLTEVRARLPQGIEPRIGPTSTGLGEIYMWTVHYSGQKVQTDGAPGLQSDGRFLTADGQVLQSEVEKDAYLRTVQDWIIKPQIKMVPGVAGVDSIGGYLKQYQVHPDAAKLIALGLTFADVAKAIETNNVSRGARYIERNGEGFVVRSGGRLENIEELGAVVVTTRGGVPVRIRDLATLSIGGETRTGSASENGREVVVGTALMLIGANSRTVSAAVDAKLRAITPSLPTGVQVETVLDRTQLVDATIGTVARNLSEGALLVIAVLFVLLGNFRAALITALVIPIAMLMTAIGMWQGRISANLMSLGALDFGLIVDGAVIITENSLRHLAEKQHALGRVLTRDERLATVRASTVEMVQPSLYGQAIILLVYVPLLTFTGVEGKMFEPMALTVILALAAAFVLSLTLVPALIAIGITGRVQEKENWLVAALKRGYSPLLRRAVATPLPVIAVAVVLFAAALFGFFRLGQEFIPSLDEKNIAMHALRIPSTALSQSQAMQLSVEKAVSRFPQVSFVFSKTGTAEVASDPMPPNASDTFIILKPRAQWPDPSLTKEQLIEDISKAAGRLPGNVYEFTQPIQMRFNELLAGVRGDIAVKVFGDEFEPMQKAANQIASALRGVRGATDVKVEQAGGLPVLEIKVDKAAIARRGLSVSEVQDVIGAAVGGQDAGVVYEGDRSFDIVVRLPESVRSDLEALSNLPVALPKATPSSPVQSLPLNRVAQFSFTEGPNQISRENGKRRIVVTANVRGRDLGSVVEEAQAKVAQSVQLPPGYWMTWGGQSENLAAARQRLAVVVPACFAMIFLLLLAAMGSVRDALLVFSAVPLALTGGIAALWLRGMPFSISAAVGFIALSGVAVLNGLVMLSFIRQLRERGVPMREAIEQGALTRFRPVVMTALVASLGFVPMAFATGTGAEVQKPLATVVIGGLISATLLTLAVLPALYARYGHAGRAARDERTAIQPAE, from the coding sequence ATGATTGAGCGCATCATCGGTCTGGCGATCCAGCGGCGCTGGGTGGTCGTCACCCTGGCGGCGGTCCTGATGTTCCTCGGCGGCCTCGCGTTGGCCAAGCTGCCGATCGACGCGGTGCCCGACATCACCAACAAGCAAGTCCAGATCAACACCGTGGCCCCGGCGCTGTCGCCGGCGGAAATCGAAAAGCAGATCACCTTTCCGATCGAGACGGCGCTGGCGGGTGCGCCGGGGCTGGAAAGCACGCGGTCGCTCTCCCGTAACGGCTTCTCGCAGATCACCGCGGTGTTCAGCGAAGCCACCGACATCTATTTCGCCCGCCAGCAGGTCGGCGAGCGTCTGACCGAAGTTCGCGCGCGCCTGCCGCAGGGCATCGAGCCGCGGATCGGCCCGACCTCGACCGGTCTTGGCGAGATCTACATGTGGACCGTGCACTACTCAGGCCAGAAGGTGCAGACCGACGGCGCGCCGGGCCTGCAGAGCGACGGCCGCTTCCTGACGGCGGACGGCCAAGTGCTGCAGAGTGAAGTCGAGAAGGACGCCTATCTGCGCACGGTGCAGGACTGGATCATCAAGCCGCAGATCAAGATGGTGCCTGGTGTCGCCGGCGTCGATTCGATCGGCGGCTATCTCAAGCAGTACCAGGTCCATCCCGATGCGGCGAAGCTGATCGCGCTCGGCCTCACCTTCGCCGACGTTGCCAAGGCGATCGAGACCAACAACGTCAGCCGCGGTGCGCGCTATATCGAGCGCAACGGCGAAGGATTCGTGGTTCGGTCCGGCGGACGGCTCGAGAATATCGAGGAACTCGGCGCCGTCGTCGTCACCACCCGTGGCGGCGTTCCGGTCCGGATCCGCGACCTCGCCACGCTCTCGATCGGGGGCGAGACGCGCACCGGCAGCGCCAGCGAGAACGGCCGCGAGGTCGTGGTCGGCACGGCGTTGATGCTGATCGGCGCCAACAGCCGCACGGTATCGGCCGCGGTCGATGCCAAGCTGCGCGCGATCACGCCGTCCTTGCCGACAGGCGTCCAGGTCGAGACCGTGCTCGATCGCACCCAGCTGGTCGATGCGACCATCGGCACCGTGGCGCGCAACCTCTCTGAAGGCGCGCTGCTCGTGATCGCGGTGCTGTTCGTGCTGCTCGGCAATTTCCGGGCGGCGCTCATTACTGCGCTGGTGATCCCGATCGCCATGCTGATGACGGCGATCGGCATGTGGCAGGGCCGCATCAGCGCCAATCTGATGAGCCTCGGCGCGCTGGACTTCGGCCTGATCGTCGATGGCGCCGTCATCATCACCGAGAACAGCCTGCGTCACCTCGCCGAGAAGCAGCATGCGCTCGGCCGCGTGCTGACCCGGGACGAACGGCTGGCAACGGTGCGGGCGTCCACCGTGGAAATGGTGCAGCCGAGCCTCTACGGCCAGGCCATCATCCTGCTGGTCTATGTGCCGCTCCTCACTTTCACCGGCGTCGAGGGTAAGATGTTCGAGCCGATGGCGCTGACCGTGATCCTGGCGCTCGCGGCCGCCTTCGTGCTGTCGCTGACGCTGGTTCCGGCGCTGATCGCGATCGGCATCACCGGCCGCGTCCAGGAGAAGGAAAACTGGCTCGTTGCCGCATTGAAGCGCGGTTACAGCCCGCTGCTCCGGCGTGCGGTGGCAACGCCCCTGCCCGTCATCGCCGTGGCGGTGGTGCTGTTCGCCGCCGCCCTGTTCGGGTTCTTCCGTCTCGGCCAGGAGTTCATCCCCTCGCTCGACGAGAAGAACATCGCCATGCACGCGCTCCGGATCCCGAGCACCGCGCTATCGCAGTCGCAGGCCATGCAGCTGTCGGTCGAGAAGGCCGTCAGCCGCTTCCCGCAGGTATCGTTCGTGTTCTCCAAGACCGGCACCGCGGAGGTGGCGAGCGACCCGATGCCGCCCAACGCATCCGACACCTTCATCATCCTGAAGCCGCGCGCGCAGTGGCCGGATCCGTCGCTGACCAAGGAGCAGTTGATCGAGGACATCTCGAAGGCGGCCGGCCGGTTGCCCGGCAACGTCTATGAATTCACCCAGCCGATCCAGATGCGCTTCAACGAACTGCTCGCCGGCGTTCGCGGCGATATCGCGGTCAAGGTGTTCGGCGACGAGTTCGAGCCGATGCAGAAGGCCGCCAACCAGATTGCATCAGCGCTGCGTGGCGTGCGCGGCGCGACCGACGTCAAGGTCGAACAGGCCGGGGGCCTGCCCGTGCTCGAGATCAAGGTCGACAAGGCGGCGATCGCCCGGCGCGGCCTCAGCGTCTCCGAGGTGCAGGACGTGATCGGTGCCGCAGTCGGCGGCCAGGATGCCGGCGTGGTCTACGAGGGCGATCGGAGCTTCGACATCGTGGTGCGGCTGCCGGAGAGCGTGCGCTCCGATCTCGAGGCGTTGAGCAATCTGCCGGTAGCCTTGCCGAAGGCGACACCGAGTTCGCCGGTGCAGAGCCTGCCGCTTAACCGCGTTGCGCAATTCTCCTTCACCGAGGGACCGAACCAGATCAGCCGCGAGAACGGCAAGCGCCGTATCGTGGTGACGGCCAACGTCCGCGGCCGCGATCTCGGCTCGGTGGTCGAGGAAGCCCAAGCAAAGGTCGCGCAATCGGTGCAGCTGCCGCCGGGCTACTGGATGACCTGGGGCGGCCAGTCGGAGAATCTCGCCGCGGCGCGCCAGCGCCTTGCGGTCGTGGTGCCGGCTTGCTTTGCAATGATCTTCCTGTTGCTGCTGGCGGCGATGGGATCAGTGCGCGATGCGCTGCTGGTGTTCAGCGCGGTGCCGCTGGCGCTGACAGGTGGCATCGCCGCGCTGTGGCTGCGCGGCATGCCGTTCTCGATCTCGGCAGCGGTCGGCTTCATCGCGCTGTCCGGCGTCGCGGTGCTGAACGGGCTCGTGATGCTGAGCTTCATCAGGCAATTGCGGGAACGCGGCGTGCCGATGCGGGAGGCCATCGAGCAAGGCGCCCTCACCCGCTTCCGGCCCGTGGTGATGACCGCGCTGGTCGCCTCGCTCGGTTTCGTGCCGATGGCGTTCGCCACCGGCACCGGCGCCGAGGTGCAGAAGCCGCTTGCCACCGTGGTGATCGGCGGCCTGATCAGCGCGACCCTGCTGACGCTTGCCGTGCTGCCCGCGCTCTATGCACGGTACGGGCATGCCGGCAGAGCCGCGCGCGATGAGAGGACCGCGATTCAGCCCGCAGAATGA
- a CDS encoding ArsI/CadI family heavy metal resistance metalloenzyme, translated as MKRMHVHVAVKDIPQSVGFYSALFGAEPTVVKSDYAKWMLDDPRVNFAISTRGREPGLDHLGIQVESAEELGEVYGRLRKAGGEVIEQGQTVCCYAKSEKSWIDDPAGIAWETFHTTGESIVYGDGSGERTARVAHEKQDAKRSAGCAPQTQAAPPEASACCNS; from the coding sequence ATGAAGCGCATGCATGTTCACGTCGCTGTCAAGGACATCCCGCAATCGGTCGGCTTCTACTCGGCGCTGTTCGGCGCCGAGCCGACGGTCGTGAAATCCGACTATGCCAAATGGATGCTCGACGATCCGCGCGTCAACTTCGCGATCTCGACCCGCGGCCGCGAGCCGGGTCTCGATCATCTCGGCATTCAGGTGGAGAGCGCCGAGGAACTCGGCGAGGTCTATGGACGGCTGCGCAAGGCGGGCGGCGAGGTGATCGAGCAGGGCCAGACGGTGTGTTGCTACGCCAAGTCCGAGAAGTCGTGGATCGACGATCCCGCAGGGATCGCGTGGGAGACATTCCACACGACCGGCGAGAGCATCGTCTATGGCGACGGTAGCGGCGAGCGGACCGCGCGCGTCGCGCACGAGAAGCAGGACGCCAAGCGGAGCGCCGGTTGCGCCCCTCAGACCCAGGCTGCGCCGCCCGAGGCTTCGGCTTGCTGCAATTCGTGA
- a CDS encoding DMT family transporter, which translates to MNKYFEETAARLAPAIFVVLWSTGFIGTKYVINNAEPLTYLAIRMAFVVVVMMIIAAAARPKWPDRIGVVHSVVAGILVHGFYLGGTAIAIAHSIPAGLSALIPGLQPILTSTIANRWLGERVTPLQWGGLALGLAGVVLILHNRPMTGEAGWGWLASGVSLISITLGTLYQRRYCNQIDWRAGNLVQYIAVTIFFSIGAWLFETNVVHWTSEFVLAIAWLVFALSIGSIGLLYWLIRHHAATSVASLFYLVPAVTALMAYVLFGERLDYVAMAGMAACAAAVLVVNRRV; encoded by the coding sequence ATGAACAAGTACTTCGAGGAAACTGCCGCTCGTCTGGCGCCGGCGATTTTTGTCGTGCTGTGGAGCACGGGATTCATCGGCACCAAATACGTCATCAACAATGCGGAGCCGTTGACCTATCTGGCGATCCGGATGGCGTTCGTGGTGGTGGTGATGATGATCATCGCCGCGGCCGCTCGGCCGAAATGGCCGGACCGGATCGGCGTTGTCCACAGCGTGGTGGCCGGCATCCTGGTGCACGGCTTCTATCTCGGCGGCACCGCGATTGCGATCGCGCATTCGATTCCCGCGGGGCTGTCGGCGTTGATCCCGGGCCTGCAGCCGATCCTGACCTCGACCATCGCCAACCGCTGGTTAGGGGAGCGCGTCACGCCGCTGCAATGGGGCGGGCTCGCGCTCGGCCTCGCCGGCGTCGTGCTGATCCTGCACAACCGGCCGATGACCGGCGAAGCAGGGTGGGGCTGGCTTGCCTCGGGCGTCTCGCTGATCAGCATCACTCTGGGCACGCTGTACCAGCGCCGCTACTGCAACCAGATCGACTGGCGTGCCGGCAATCTCGTGCAGTATATCGCGGTGACGATCTTCTTCAGCATCGGTGCCTGGCTGTTCGAGACCAATGTCGTGCATTGGACCAGCGAGTTCGTGCTGGCGATCGCCTGGCTGGTGTTCGCGCTGTCGATCGGCTCGATCGGGTTATTGTACTGGCTGATCCGTCACCATGCCGCGACCTCGGTCGCGAGCCTGTTCTATCTCGTGCCGGCGGTGACCGCGCTGATGGCCTATGTGCTGTTCGGCGAACGGTTGGATTATGTCGCGATGGCCGGCATGGCCGCCTGCGCCGCCGCGGTGCTGGTGGTCAACCGCCGCGTTTAG
- a CDS encoding deoxyribodipyrimidine photo-lyase: MARSVRVARAQPVVVWFRDDLRLSDHPALREAASRGAPVVGLYVRDEESRALKPPAARPLGGATRWWLAQSLRALGRSLEAIGGTLVLRTGPAASVIAALAREIDAGAVFWNDIAQAPHQAIAADVESALASDGVDSQIFAGDLLVAPQAIRNKDNRALRVFTPFWRRVQGLGDPPKPLPAPRKLTSLSGITSEALDDWQLEPTRPDWAGGLRESWTPGEAAAQARLKTFLDEIISGYSGNRDRPDRDRTSRLSPHLRFGEISPRQVWHAARFAAAEHPRLAGDIDKFLSELGWREFCRHLLFDVPDLADRNLQEQFDAFPWKRDARALKAWQRGLTGYPIVDAGMRELWHSGVMHNRVRMVVASFLVKHLLIDWRAGEAWFWDTLVDADAGSNPANWQWVAGSGADAAPYFRVFNPILQGEKFDPDGAYVRRWVPELAQLSDDLLHQPWTATPIELASAGVELGKTYPQPIVYHKQGRERALAAYAKIRGKN, translated from the coding sequence TTGGCACGCAGCGTCCGGGTGGCCCGCGCACAGCCTGTCGTCGTCTGGTTCCGCGACGACCTGCGGCTGTCGGATCACCCGGCCCTGCGTGAAGCGGCCAGCCGCGGCGCGCCCGTGGTCGGCCTCTATGTCCGCGACGAAGAAAGCCGTGCCCTGAAACCTCCAGCCGCGCGCCCCCTCGGGGGCGCGACGCGCTGGTGGCTGGCGCAGTCGCTGCGCGCGCTCGGCAGAAGCCTTGAGGCGATCGGCGGAACGCTGGTGCTGCGGACCGGACCGGCCGCTTCCGTGATCGCTGCGCTGGCACGCGAGATCGACGCGGGCGCCGTGTTCTGGAACGACATCGCGCAGGCGCCGCATCAAGCGATTGCTGCAGACGTTGAATCCGCGCTCGCAAGTGACGGCGTGGACTCGCAAATTTTTGCTGGCGACCTGCTCGTCGCGCCCCAGGCGATCCGCAACAAGGACAACCGGGCCCTGCGCGTCTTCACGCCGTTCTGGCGGCGCGTGCAGGGCCTCGGCGATCCGCCAAAGCCGCTGCCGGCGCCGAGGAAGCTGACATCCCTTAGCGGCATCACAAGCGAAGCCCTCGACGATTGGCAGCTCGAGCCGACACGGCCGGATTGGGCCGGCGGCCTGCGCGAGAGCTGGACGCCGGGCGAAGCCGCGGCGCAGGCGCGGCTGAAGACATTTCTCGACGAAATTATCAGCGGCTACTCCGGCAACCGCGACCGGCCGGACCGTGACCGCACCTCACGTCTGTCGCCACATCTCCGCTTCGGCGAGATCAGCCCGCGCCAAGTGTGGCACGCGGCCCGTTTCGCCGCGGCCGAGCATCCGCGCCTTGCCGGCGATATCGACAAGTTCCTCAGCGAGCTCGGCTGGCGCGAGTTCTGCCGTCACCTGCTGTTCGATGTGCCTGATCTGGCGGATCGGAATCTGCAGGAGCAGTTCGACGCCTTTCCGTGGAAGCGCGACGCTCGTGCGCTGAAGGCGTGGCAGCGCGGCCTGACCGGCTATCCGATCGTCGATGCCGGCATGCGCGAGCTCTGGCACAGCGGCGTGATGCACAACCGGGTGCGGATGGTGGTCGCCTCATTCCTGGTGAAGCACCTGCTGATCGACTGGCGCGCCGGCGAAGCATGGTTCTGGGACACGCTGGTCGATGCCGATGCCGGCTCCAACCCCGCGAATTGGCAATGGGTCGCCGGCTCCGGCGCCGACGCCGCGCCCTATTTCCGTGTCTTCAATCCGATCCTGCAGGGCGAGAAGTTCGATCCGGACGGCGCCTATGTCAGGCGCTGGGTGCCGGAGCTCGCGCAGCTCTCCGACGACCTGCTCCATCAGCCCTGGACCGCAACGCCGATCGAGCTCGCAAGCGCCGGCGTCGAACTCGGCAAGACCTATCCGCAGCCGATCGTCTATCACAAGCAGGGCCGCGAACGTGCGCTCGCCGCCTACGCCAAGATCCGCGGCAAGAACTAA
- a CDS encoding alkaline phosphatase family protein, producing the protein MRRAITLLSASVIALSAGAASAQNAKPRNLILFVPDGLRGGIVTPETAPAMAEIRDKGVHFKNSHSLFPTFTMANSSALSTGHYLGDTGTFSNTIYTSYTSVPAGDTVVPFIENDAVLADIDDHFNGDYLNEETLLKMARGQGFSTAAIGKVGPTLLFDHTDRGKNTIVIDDSTGGKTGVPLSDEMKDALTKAGLPLATPSRGDNAKAGDAKTPGTTVANVAQQAYMADVATKVVLPMFKARNKPFVLVFWSRDPDGSQHNTGDSLNTITPGINGPTSMAGIKNADNNLAQLRKALDELGLSATTNIMVSSDHGFSTISKESKISPSAKISYDDTPKDFLPMGFLAIDLAKALDLPLFDPNDKNAKVADNAHPKAGNGVLGQDPTKPDVVVATNGGSDLIYLPNRDKKLADRVIKALLEQDYVSGLFVDDKLGNFPGTLPMSNLNLKGKAVTPNPSIVVNFRSWSSGCEIPTNCSVQIADTVLRQGQGMHGSFSRGDTYNFTAAIGPDFKAGYVDPLPVSNADVGMTAAQLLGLRAPNNGGLIGRVMSEALPNGIVPKMAEGTIMSKKPSANGLRTVLKFQRVLSTRYFDVAGFPGRTLGLEESDGKQKTAGK; encoded by the coding sequence ATGCGCCGTGCCATTACACTACTGTCCGCGAGCGTGATCGCGCTTTCAGCCGGCGCCGCTTCCGCACAGAATGCAAAACCCCGCAACCTCATCCTGTTCGTCCCCGACGGCCTGCGCGGCGGCATCGTGACGCCGGAGACGGCGCCGGCGATGGCCGAGATCCGCGACAAGGGCGTCCACTTCAAGAACTCGCATTCGCTGTTCCCGACCTTCACCATGGCGAACAGCTCGGCGCTGTCGACCGGCCACTATCTCGGCGACACCGGCACCTTCTCCAACACGATCTATACCAGCTACACCTCGGTGCCCGCCGGCGACACCGTGGTCCCCTTCATCGAGAACGACGCCGTGCTCGCCGACATCGACGATCATTTCAACGGCGACTACCTCAACGAGGAGACGCTGCTGAAGATGGCCCGCGGCCAGGGTTTCAGTACCGCCGCTATCGGCAAGGTCGGTCCGACCCTGCTGTTCGACCACACCGATCGCGGCAAGAACACGATCGTGATCGACGATTCCACCGGCGGCAAGACCGGCGTGCCGCTCTCCGACGAGATGAAGGACGCGCTGACCAAGGCCGGCCTGCCGCTCGCCACCCCGAGCCGCGGTGACAATGCCAAGGCCGGCGATGCCAAGACGCCCGGCACCACGGTCGCCAACGTCGCGCAGCAGGCCTACATGGCCGATGTCGCGACCAAGGTCGTGCTGCCGATGTTCAAGGCGCGCAACAAGCCGTTCGTGCTGGTGTTCTGGTCGCGCGATCCCGACGGCAGCCAGCACAACACCGGCGACAGCCTCAACACCATCACCCCCGGCATCAACGGTCCGACCTCGATGGCCGGCATCAAGAATGCCGACAACAACCTCGCCCAGCTCCGCAAGGCGCTCGACGAGCTTGGGCTGTCCGCCACCACCAACATCATGGTCTCCTCCGACCACGGCTTCTCGACGATCTCGAAGGAGAGCAAGATCAGCCCGTCGGCCAAGATCAGCTACGACGACACGCCGAAGGATTTCCTCCCGATGGGCTTCCTGGCGATCGATCTCGCCAAGGCGCTGGACCTGCCGCTGTTCGACCCCAACGACAAGAATGCCAAGGTCGCCGACAACGCCCACCCGAAGGCCGGCAACGGCGTGCTCGGCCAGGATCCGACCAAGCCCGACGTCGTGGTCGCGACCAATGGCGGCTCGGACCTGATCTACCTGCCGAACCGCGACAAGAAGCTCGCCGACCGCGTCATCAAGGCGCTGCTCGAGCAGGACTATGTCTCTGGCCTCTTCGTCGACGACAAGCTCGGCAACTTCCCCGGCACGCTGCCGATGTCGAACCTCAACCTGAAGGGCAAGGCGGTGACGCCGAATCCGTCGATCGTGGTCAATTTCCGCTCCTGGTCGAGCGGCTGCGAGATCCCGACCAACTGCTCGGTGCAGATCGCCGACACCGTGCTGCGCCAGGGCCAGGGCATGCATGGCAGCTTCAGCCGCGGGGACACCTACAACTTCACCGCCGCGATCGGCCCCGACTTCAAGGCGGGCTATGTCGATCCGCTGCCGGTCAGCAACGCCGATGTCGGCATGACCGCGGCCCAGCTACTGGGCCTGCGCGCGCCGAACAATGGCGGGCTGATCGGCCGGGTGATGTCGGAAGCGCTGCCGAACGGCATCGTGCCGAAGATGGCCGAGGGCACCATCATGTCGAAGAAGCCGTCGGCCAATGGCCTGCGCACGGTGCTGAAATTCCAGCGTGTGCTCTCGACCCGCTATTTCGACGTCGCCGGGTTTCCGGGGCGGACGCTCGGGCTCGAGGAGAGCGACGGCAAACAGAAAACGGCGGGGAAGTGA
- a CDS encoding efflux RND transporter periplasmic adaptor subunit, with amino-acid sequence MKRVVLFFAGVAAGIALVVVAAGWIGWPVKFPAAIQETATADPPKTEAKHEAPGHVGLSEDQIRESGITLAPASGGMLKRHFLAPGSLIPDADHIGRVSVRVLATVTELRKRLGDVVEKGEIVAAIESREVADAKSEYLAARLTNDLQQTLYARQKTLVETRIVSENEFLRTRLTANDAQIKLDGARQKLFALGLSESEIADLPNQPPESLRTQFLRAPISGRVSERRVDLGGLIGREGQESELYVIVNLDDIWVDLAVSPEDIGAVHEGVSVKIRAIGSEDEANAGVIFVSPLLDRETRNARVIATMPNKDHRWKPGTFVTAEVPLSGAPSSVMVTKKAIQTIKGTPTVFVRDTDGFEARSVRTGREDDDDIEILSGLAAGETIAVQNTFTLKAEVEKDEAEHGHD; translated from the coding sequence ATGAAACGGGTTGTTCTATTTTTCGCCGGCGTGGCCGCCGGCATCGCGTTGGTCGTTGTCGCGGCCGGATGGATTGGCTGGCCGGTCAAGTTCCCGGCCGCGATTCAGGAGACTGCGACCGCAGATCCACCGAAGACCGAGGCCAAGCATGAGGCCCCCGGACATGTCGGGCTCAGCGAAGACCAGATTCGTGAATCTGGCATCACGCTCGCACCAGCCAGCGGCGGCATGCTGAAGCGGCATTTCCTCGCGCCCGGATCGTTGATCCCTGACGCCGACCACATCGGCCGCGTCTCGGTGCGCGTGCTCGCGACGGTCACGGAACTGCGCAAGCGACTCGGCGACGTGGTCGAGAAAGGCGAGATCGTCGCCGCGATCGAAAGCCGCGAGGTCGCCGACGCCAAGAGCGAATACCTCGCGGCGCGGCTCACCAACGATCTGCAGCAGACGCTCTATGCCAGGCAGAAGACGCTGGTCGAAACCCGCATCGTCTCGGAGAACGAGTTCCTGCGCACGCGGCTGACCGCGAACGACGCCCAGATCAAGCTCGACGGCGCGCGGCAGAAGCTGTTTGCGCTAGGCCTGTCGGAAAGCGAGATCGCCGACCTGCCCAATCAGCCGCCGGAAAGCCTGCGGACGCAATTTTTGCGCGCGCCGATCAGCGGCCGGGTGTCTGAACGGCGTGTCGACCTCGGCGGGCTGATCGGGCGCGAGGGCCAGGAAAGCGAGCTCTACGTCATCGTCAATCTCGACGACATCTGGGTCGATCTGGCGGTTTCGCCCGAAGACATCGGCGCGGTCCACGAAGGCGTTTCGGTGAAAATCCGCGCCATCGGCAGCGAGGATGAAGCCAATGCCGGCGTGATCTTCGTCAGCCCCCTGCTCGACCGCGAGACCCGCAACGCCCGCGTGATCGCGACCATGCCCAACAAAGACCACCGCTGGAAACCCGGCACTTTCGTCACCGCGGAGGTTCCGCTGTCCGGCGCGCCGTCGAGCGTGATGGTCACGAAGAAGGCCATCCAAACCATCAAGGGAACGCCGACCGTATTCGTGCGTGATACCGACGGCTTCGAGGCGCGGTCGGTGCGAACCGGCCGCGAGGACGACGACGACATCGAAATCTTGTCAGGCCTTGCCGCCGGCGAGACCATCGCGGTGCAGAACACCTTCACATTGAAAGCTGAGGTCGAGAAGGACGAAGCGGAGCACGGCCATGATTGA
- a CDS encoding peroxiredoxin, with translation MALQIGAVAPDFEAETTEGKIKFHDWIGSSWALLFSHPKDFTPVCTTELGTLARLKPDFDKRGVKLMGLSVDPVDRHAKWSEDIKETQGAAPNYPMIGDTDFNVSKLYDMLPASTSGDPLTRTPADNQTVRNVFIIGPDKKIKLVLVYPMTTGRNFQEILRVIDSLQLTATHRVATPADWKQGEDVIIAGSVSNDEAKTIYPQGWKEPKPYIRIVPQPK, from the coding sequence ATGGCACTTCAGATTGGCGCCGTCGCCCCCGACTTCGAAGCCGAGACCACCGAAGGAAAGATCAAGTTCCACGACTGGATCGGCAGCAGCTGGGCGCTTTTGTTCTCCCATCCCAAGGACTTCACCCCGGTCTGCACCACCGAGCTCGGCACGCTCGCCCGCCTGAAGCCCGATTTCGACAAGCGCGGCGTTAAGCTGATGGGCCTGTCGGTCGATCCGGTCGACCGCCACGCGAAATGGTCCGAGGACATCAAGGAGACCCAGGGCGCCGCGCCGAACTACCCGATGATCGGCGACACCGATTTTAACGTGTCGAAGCTCTACGACATGCTGCCGGCTTCGACCTCGGGCGATCCCCTCACCCGCACGCCGGCGGACAATCAGACGGTCCGCAACGTCTTCATCATCGGCCCCGACAAGAAGATCAAGCTGGTGCTGGTCTACCCGATGACCACGGGCCGGAACTTCCAGGAGATCCTGCGCGTCATCGACTCGCTGCAACTCACCGCCACGCACCGCGTCGCCACCCCCGCTGACTGGAAGCAGGGCGAGGACGTGATCATCGCGGGCTCGGTCAGCAACGACGAGGCCAAGACGATCTATCCGCAGGGCTGGAAGGAGCCGAAGCCTTACATCCGCATCGTGCCGCAGCCGAAGTAA